The following coding sequences lie in one Heliangelus exortis chromosome 8, bHelExo1.hap1, whole genome shotgun sequence genomic window:
- the PLPP6 gene encoding polyisoprenoid diphosphate/phosphate phosphohydrolase PLPP6 isoform X1, protein MPSPRSSRERRSGSSGSLSSSNRLEFLSLVSQRSPGAPDSPARRKESGSGSAASPLPEEDCMKLNPSFLGIALSSLLAIDLWTSKRLGVCAGEGSAWGSARPLMKVIEVSGHGIPWLLGTFYGLCQSQSSAAREVLLNLLFALLLAASGWGSGTAPGLRAAGAGIEDVLLLEQAMDECQPTCCSHGKRRLLSASFALLLDLVLVAVVKGLVRRPRPPHNQMDMFATISVDKYSFPSGHATRAALVCRFVLHHLVLAAPLRVLVVLWALLVGVSRVMLGRHNVTDVLSGLLLGYLLYSVVEHCWLSPLSTPALFALWSH, encoded by the exons ATGCCGAGCCCCCGGAGCAGCCGTGAGCGACGGTCCGGTAGCAGCGGcagcctgagcagcagcaaccGGCTGGAGTTCCTGTCCCTGGTGAGCCAGCGCAGCCCCGGTGCCCCGGACAGCCCGGCACGGCGCAAGGAATCGGGCAGCGGCTCCGCAGCATCCCCGCTGCCCGAGGAGGACTGCATGAAGCTGAACCCTTCCTTCCTGGGCATCgccctcagctccctgctcgCCATCGACCTTTGGACCTCCAAGCGCCTTGGGGTCTGTGCCGGGGAGGGTTCGGCGTGGGGCAGCGCCCGGCCCCTGATGAAAGTGATCGAGGTGTCGGGACACGGCATCCCCTGGCTGCTTGGAACCTTCTATGGGCTCTGCCAGAGCCAGAGCTCGGCAGCCAGGGAGGTGCTGCTCAACCTGCTCTTCG ctctgctgctggcagcctcaGGCTGGGGGTCTGGCACTGCACCAGGGCTGcgtgcagcaggagcagggattgAAGATGTGCTCCTGCTGGAACAGGCCATGGATGAATGCCAACCTACGTGTTGTAGCCATGGGAAACGCCGCCTTCTCTCAGCAAGCTTTG CTCTGCTGCTGGACCTCGTGCTGGTGGCCGTGGTGAAAGGGCTCGTCAGGCGGCCACGACCCCCCCACAACCAGATGGACATGTTTGCCACCATCTCCGTGGACAAATACTCCTTCCCCTCGGGCCACGCCACCAGAGCCGCCCTCGTCTGCCGCTTCGTCCTGCACCACCTGGTGCTTGCAGCCCCTCTGAGGGTCCTGGTGGTGCTCTGGGCTCTCCTCGTCGGGGTGTCCCGGGTGATGTTGGGCAGGCACAACGTGACGGATGTGCTCTCTGGTTTGCTCCTGGGTTACCTGCTCTACAGCGTGGTGGAGCACTGCTGGCTCTCCCCGCTCAGCACCCCGGCACTCTTTGCACTCTGGAGCCACTGA
- the PLPP6 gene encoding polyisoprenoid diphosphate/phosphate phosphohydrolase PLPP6 isoform X2 → MPSPRSSRERRSGSSGSLSSSNRLEFLSLVSQRSPGAPDSPARRKESGSGSAASPLPEEDCMKLNPSFLGIALSSLLAIDLWTSKRLGVCAGEGSAWGSARPLMKVIEVSGHGIPWLLGTFYGLCQSQSSAAREVLLNLLFALLLDLVLVAVVKGLVRRPRPPHNQMDMFATISVDKYSFPSGHATRAALVCRFVLHHLVLAAPLRVLVVLWALLVGVSRVMLGRHNVTDVLSGLLLGYLLYSVVEHCWLSPLSTPALFALWSH, encoded by the exons ATGCCGAGCCCCCGGAGCAGCCGTGAGCGACGGTCCGGTAGCAGCGGcagcctgagcagcagcaaccGGCTGGAGTTCCTGTCCCTGGTGAGCCAGCGCAGCCCCGGTGCCCCGGACAGCCCGGCACGGCGCAAGGAATCGGGCAGCGGCTCCGCAGCATCCCCGCTGCCCGAGGAGGACTGCATGAAGCTGAACCCTTCCTTCCTGGGCATCgccctcagctccctgctcgCCATCGACCTTTGGACCTCCAAGCGCCTTGGGGTCTGTGCCGGGGAGGGTTCGGCGTGGGGCAGCGCCCGGCCCCTGATGAAAGTGATCGAGGTGTCGGGACACGGCATCCCCTGGCTGCTTGGAACCTTCTATGGGCTCTGCCAGAGCCAGAGCTCGGCAGCCAGGGAGGTGCTGCTCAACCTGCTCTTCG CTCTGCTGCTGGACCTCGTGCTGGTGGCCGTGGTGAAAGGGCTCGTCAGGCGGCCACGACCCCCCCACAACCAGATGGACATGTTTGCCACCATCTCCGTGGACAAATACTCCTTCCCCTCGGGCCACGCCACCAGAGCCGCCCTCGTCTGCCGCTTCGTCCTGCACCACCTGGTGCTTGCAGCCCCTCTGAGGGTCCTGGTGGTGCTCTGGGCTCTCCTCGTCGGGGTGTCCCGGGTGATGTTGGGCAGGCACAACGTGACGGATGTGCTCTCTGGTTTGCTCCTGGGTTACCTGCTCTACAGCGTGGTGGAGCACTGCTGGCTCTCCCCGCTCAGCACCCCGGCACTCTTTGCACTCTGGAGCCACTGA
- the LOC139799340 gene encoding flavin-containing monooxygenase 5-like, which yields MVKRVAIVGGGPSGLCAIKACLQEGLEPVCFERTRDIGGLWRFEEHPEEGRASIYRSVIINTSKEMMCYSDFPIPEDFPNYMHNSKIMEYFYMYARHFDLLRHIRFRTSVCHISKCPNFATTGQWEVVTESEGKKETSVFDAVLVCTGHHTDAHLPLSSFPGIEKFKGNYLHSRDYKDSHDFTDKRVVVIGIGNSGSDLAVEISHTAKQVFLSTRRGAWVFNRVGDQGYPTDTVITTRMKIFLKYLLSSSMVNRLVEKQLNARFDHALYGLKPKHRILDQHPTINDDLPNCIISGRVQVKPNIKEFTETSAIFEDGTREDIDAVVFATGYSFSFPFLESYVKVVDNQISLYKLMFLPELEKPTLAFIGLIQPLGAIMPISELQSRWATRVFKGLNQLPSRHDMEADIKQKKEEMEKRYVKSQRHTIQVDYIPYMDELACQVGVKPNVLTLFLTDPKLALEVVFGPCTPYQYRLRGPGAWEGAREAILTQRHRIIKPLQTRHVEEQAAASAMPFVFKLVGAVALLAVIFAYL from the exons ATGGTGAAGAGGGTGGCGATCGTCGGAGGGGGCCCCAGCGGGCTCTGTGCCATCAAAGCCTGTctgcaggaggggctggagcccgTCTGCTTCGAGAGGACCAGAGACATCGGAGGGCTCTGGAGGTTTGAG GAGCACCCCGAGGAGGGCCGTGCCAGCATCTACCGCTCCGTCATCATCAACACCTCCAAGGAGATGATGTGCTACAGCGACTTCCCCATCCCTGAGGACTTCCCCAACTACATGCACAACTCCAAGATCATGGAATACTTCTACATGTACGCCCGGCACTTCGATCTGCTCCGACACATCCGTTTCAGG ACCAGCGTGTGCCACATCTCCAAGTGCCCCAACTTTGCCACCACGGGGCAGTGGGAGGTGGTGACAGAGAGTGAAGGGAAGAAGGAGACGTCTGTCTTTGATGCTGTGCTGGTGTGCACCGGGCACCACACGGATGCACATCTCCCCTTGAGCTCCTTCCCAG gGATTGAGAAGTTCAAAGGCAACTACCTCCACAGCCGAGACTACAAGGACTCTCATGATTTCACAGACAAGAGGGTCGTTGTCATTGGAATTGGGAATTCAGGCTCGGATCTGGCTGTGGAAATCAGCCACACAGCCAAGcag GTCTTTCTCAGCACCCGCCGTGGTGCGTGGGTCTTTAACCGTGTCGGGGACCAGGGCTACCCCACAGACACCGTCATCACCACCCGCATGAAGATATTCCTGAAGTACCTGTTGAGCTCATCCATGGTGAACAGATTagtggagaagcagctgaacGCCAGGTTTGACCACGCACTCTACGGCCTGAAGCCAAAGCACAG GATCTTAGACCAGCACCCCACTATCAACGATGACCTTCCCAACTGCATCATCTCGGGCAGGGTGCAGGTGAAGCCAAACATCAAGGAGTTCACTGAGACATCTGCCATTTTCGAGGATGGCACCAGGGAGGACATCGACGCCGTGGTCTTTGCCACGGGATAcagcttctccttccccttcctcgAGAGCTATGTGAAAGTGGTGGACAACCAGATCTCCCTCTACAAGCTGATGTTCCTCCCTGAACTGGAGAAACCAACACTGGCTTTTATAGGTCTCatccagcccctgggtgccatCATGCCCATCTCTGAGCTCCAGAGTCGCTGGGCCACCCGTGTCTTCAAGG GGCTGAACCAGCTCCCTTCACGGCACGACATGGAGGCTGACATCaagcagaagaaggaagagatggaaaagcG GTACGTGAAGAGCCAGAGGCACACCATCCAGGTGGATTACATCCCCTACATGGACGAGCTCGCCTGCCAGGTGGGGGTCAAGCCCAACGTGCTGACCCTCTTCCTCACTGACCCCAAACTGGCACTGGAGGTGGTCTTTGGTCCCTGCACACCCTACCAGTACCGCCTGCGGGGTCCGGGTGCCTGGGAGGGTGCAAGGGAAGCCATCCTGACCCAGCGGCACCGCATCATCAAACCCCTGCAGACACGGCATGTGGAGgagcaagcagcagcttctgctatgccctttgttttcaagctgGTCGGGGCCGTGGCCCTCCTCGCCGTGATATTTGCTTACTTGTAG
- the LOC139799339 gene encoding flavin-containing monooxygenase 5-like: MAGQRVAVIGAGASGLCALKCCLDEGLVPTCFERSGDIGGLWRFEEHPEEGRASIYRSVIINASKEMMCYSDFPIPEDFPNYMHNSKIMEYFYMYAQHFDLLRHIRFRTSVCHISKCPNFATTGQWEVVTESQGKKETSVFDAVLVCTGHHTDAHLPLSTFPGLEKFEGWYLHSRDYKNSQPFLGKRVVVVGTGNSGIDIAVELSHAAKQVFLSAKRGTWVLHRVAESGYPFDFTYNTRFTMFCLGLLPPNVSSYIMERKVNARFDHALYGLKPQHRLFDQHPTVNDDLPNRIISGRVQVKPNIKEFTETSAIFEDGTREDIDAVVFATGYSFSFPFLEGYVKVVENQISLYKLMFLPELEKPTLAFIGLIQPVGAVMPISELQSRWATRVFKGLSKLPPRHDMEADIKQKKKAMAKKYVKSQRHTIQVDYIAYMDELACQVGVKPNVLTLFLTDPKLALEVVFGPCTSYQYRLRGPGAWGGAREAILTQRQRVVRPLRTRAGDGAARSSAVPHIFKVFFSVGLIVSTLVYISLSP; encoded by the exons ATGGCTGGCCAGAGAGTAGCTGTCATCGGTGCTGGTGCCTCTGGCTTGTGTGCCCTGAAATGCTGCCTGGATGAGGGGCTGGTACCCACCTGCTTCGAGAGGAGCGGGGACATCGGCGGACTCTGGCGCTTTGAG GAGCACCCCGAGGAGGGCCGTGCCAGCATCTACCGCTCCGTCATCATCAACGCCTCCAAGGAGATGATGTGCTACAGCGACTTCCCCATCCCTGAGGACTTCCCCAACTACATGCACAACTCCAAGATCATGGAATACTTCTACATGTACGCCCAGCACTTCGATCTGCTCCGACACATCCGTTTCAGG ACCAGCGTGTGCCACATCTCCAAGTGCCCCAACTTTGCCACCACGGGGCAGTGGGAGGTGGTGACAGAGAGTCAAGGGAAGAAGGAGACGTCTGTCTTTGATGCTGTGCTGGTGTGCACCGGGCACCACACGGATGCACATCTCCCCTTGAGCACCTTCCCAG gacTGGAAAAGTTCGAGGGCTGGTACCTGCACAGCCGGGACTACAAGAACTCGCAGCCCTTTTTGGGGAAGCGGGTGGTTGTTGTTGGCACTGGGAATTCAGGCATTGACATCGCAGTGGAGCTGAGCCACGCAGCCAAGCAG GTCTTCCTCAGCGCCAAGCGTGGGACCTGGGTCTTGCATCGGGTGGCAGAATCCGGGTACCCCTTTGACTTCACCTACAACACCCGTTTCACAATGTTCTGCCTTGGTCTGCTGCCTCCAAATGTCAGCAGTTACATCATGGAGAGGAAGGTCAATGCCCGCTTTGACCACGCACTCTACGGCCTGAAACCCCAGCACCG GCTCTTTGACCAGCACCCGACTGTCAACGATGACCTTCCCAACCGCATCATCTCGGGCAGGGTGCAGGTGAAGCCAAACATCAAGGAGTTCACTGAGACATCTGCCATTTTCGAGGATGGCACCAGGGAGGACATCGACGCCGTGGTCTTTGCCACGGGATAcagcttctccttccccttccttgaGGGCTATGTGAAAGTGGTGGAAAACCAGATCTCCCTCTACAAGCTGATGTTCCTCCCTGAACTGGAGAAGCCAACGCTGGCTTTCATTGGTCTCATCCAGCCTGTGGGTGCTGTCATGCCCATCTCTGAGCTCCAGAGTCGCTGGGCCACCCGTGTCTTCAAGG GGCTGAGCAAGCTGCCTCCACGGCACGACATGGAGGCTGACatcaagcagaaaaagaaagccatGGCAAAGAA GTACGTGAAGAGCCAGAGGCACACCATCCAGGTGGATTACATCGCCTACATGGACGAGCTCGCCTGCCAGGTGGGGGTCAAGCCCAACGTGCTGACCCTCTTCCTCACCGACCCCAAACTGGCGCTGGAGGTGGTCTTTGGTCCCTGCACATCCTACCAGTACCGCCTGCGGGGTCCGGGTGCCTGGGGAGGTGCCAGGGAAGCCATCCTGACCCAGCGGCAGCGGGTGGTGAGACCTCTGCGcaccagagctggggatggTGCTGCCCGCTCCAGCGCCGTGCCCCACATCTTCAAAGTCTTCTTCAGCGTTGGTTTGATCGTGTCTACCCTTGTCTACATCTCACTCTCTCCCTAA
- the PRKAB2 gene encoding 5'-AMP-activated protein kinase subunit beta-2 isoform X1, protein MGNTTSERVSGERHGSKSQRGDGSGAPHPAKEHPHKIMVGSTDDPSVFSSHDSKIPGDKEFVSWQPDLEESVKPTQQARPTVIRWADGGKEVFISGSFNNWSTKIPLIKSHNDFVAILDLPEGEHQYKFFVDGQWVHDPSEPVVTSQMGTINNLIHVKKSDFEVFDALKVDSLESSETSGRDLSSSPPGPYGQEMYVYRPEERFKSPPILPPHLLQVILNKDTNISCDPALLPEPNHVMLNHLYALSIKDGVMVLSATHRYKKKYVTTLLYKPI, encoded by the exons ATGGGGAACACCACCAGTGAACGTGTGTCTGGGGAACGCCACGGCTCCAAGTCCCAGCGTGGGGATGGCTCGGGTGCCCCCCATCCTGCCAAGGAGCACCCACACAAGATCATGGTGGGCAGCACCGATGATCCAAGTGTTTTCAGCTCCCACGACTCCAAG ATTCCTGGGGACAAGGAGTTTGTGTCATGGCAGCCAGATTTGGAGGAGTCAGTGAAACCAACCCAACAAGCCCGACCCACTGTTATCCGCTGGGCTGATGGAGGCAAAGAGGTCTTCATCTCTGGATCTTTCAACAACTGGAGCACCAAGATCCCTCTCATCAAGAG CCACAATGACTTTGTTGCTATCCTGGACCTCCCAGAAGGAGAGCACCAGTACAAATTCTTCGTGGATGGTCAGTGGGTCCATGACCCATCTGAG CCTGTGGTCACCAGCCAGATGGGCACAATCAACAACCTGATTCACGTCAAGAAGTCTGACTTTGAGGTCTTCGATGCCTTGAAGGTGGATTCCCTGGAGAGCTCAGAAACCTCAGGTCGGG ACTTATCCAGCTCACCCCCTGGTCCTTATGGCCAGGAGATGTACGTGTACCGGCCTGAGGAACGCTTCAAATCCCCCCCCATCCTCCCACCTCACCTCCTCCAGGTCATCCTCAACAAGGACACCAACATCTCG TGtgacccagcactgctgccagaaCCCAACCACGTCATGCTCAATCACCTCTATGCTCTCTCCATCAAG
- the PRKAB2 gene encoding 5'-AMP-activated protein kinase subunit beta-2 isoform X2: protein MGNTTSERVSGERHGSKSQRGDGSGAPHPAKEHPHKIMVGSTDDPSVFSSHDSKIPGDKEFVSWQPDLEESVKPTQQARPTVIRWADGGKEVFISGSFNNWSTKIPLIKSHNDFVAILDLPEGEHQYKFFVDGQWVHDPSEPVVTSQMGTINNLIHVKKSDFEVFDALKVDSLESSETSDLSSSPPGPYGQEMYVYRPEERFKSPPILPPHLLQVILNKDTNISCDPALLPEPNHVMLNHLYALSIKDGVMVLSATHRYKKKYVTTLLYKPI from the exons ATGGGGAACACCACCAGTGAACGTGTGTCTGGGGAACGCCACGGCTCCAAGTCCCAGCGTGGGGATGGCTCGGGTGCCCCCCATCCTGCCAAGGAGCACCCACACAAGATCATGGTGGGCAGCACCGATGATCCAAGTGTTTTCAGCTCCCACGACTCCAAG ATTCCTGGGGACAAGGAGTTTGTGTCATGGCAGCCAGATTTGGAGGAGTCAGTGAAACCAACCCAACAAGCCCGACCCACTGTTATCCGCTGGGCTGATGGAGGCAAAGAGGTCTTCATCTCTGGATCTTTCAACAACTGGAGCACCAAGATCCCTCTCATCAAGAG CCACAATGACTTTGTTGCTATCCTGGACCTCCCAGAAGGAGAGCACCAGTACAAATTCTTCGTGGATGGTCAGTGGGTCCATGACCCATCTGAG CCTGTGGTCACCAGCCAGATGGGCACAATCAACAACCTGATTCACGTCAAGAAGTCTGACTTTGAGGTCTTCGATGCCTTGAAGGTGGATTCCCTGGAGAGCTCAGAAACCTCAG ACTTATCCAGCTCACCCCCTGGTCCTTATGGCCAGGAGATGTACGTGTACCGGCCTGAGGAACGCTTCAAATCCCCCCCCATCCTCCCACCTCACCTCCTCCAGGTCATCCTCAACAAGGACACCAACATCTCG TGtgacccagcactgctgccagaaCCCAACCACGTCATGCTCAATCACCTCTATGCTCTCTCCATCAAG